In the Balaenoptera musculus isolate JJ_BM4_2016_0621 chromosome 2, mBalMus1.pri.v3, whole genome shotgun sequence genome, TGTGTAAAATAGCATGGACGCTGAATACGTGGCTGTTGAATGGCTGAATGAATGCCTCCTCCCTCATGCCCAGGTTTCTTTCATTGCATCATAGCTATTTCCAACCTAATCCTCATACCTATCAGATTTTCTCACTCGTGTGGCCTCTGCTTTTATCTGATCCTCACAGCTGAGTCCATCTCTCCACTTCCAGGCCaccctagctccctgaccaaccTTTGGATAGTTTTCACCATCCAGTTACCCTGATCTATCCCAAGCTGATAAAGGATGTTATGCCCTGGGCATAGACATAACTCTCCATCTCACAGCTGTCCATGTGGTTTGACGATCCTGTTCCAACGATGGGGCTAATGTGTCTGATACCTTCAGCCTGAATTCTGCCTGCCTTAATCCTAAGCAACTCTAATTGTCCACCCTGGATTTCCTGTTCTATTTATTGGAAATCCATAGTAGACCGTTCTAAGGATCTCTGTTTATTTGTGACTGGAGACTCCCCTCCTCAAGCATACATTTCCCTCTTATTTGACCCTTTGTTGTTAGGGAGACCCCCTCCATAGTCCCAGCACCTGTTTTATCCCAATGGTTGTAGCCAGCACCAGTTCTGGTCCCTCCCTTCTATCTAGTTTCACTACAAGTCAAAAAACTTGATTTGCTCATGAGGCCTGAATTAATCATGACAATAACCCGTGAAGcagtcccattttacatatgaggaaataaGTCTTgaaaagttaagcaacttgctgcaggtcatgcagctagtaacTGCCAAAGCCCAGCCTTCAGAATTTTCCCGTTACCTCCCAGTCACCTCCAACATTCAGTTGTGGGCTGTTCACTAAAACTATACCCAGGTAGAGCCATGGAAGCAGGTCCTGTCCAGAGGATGGGCTCCAGAAAACACTTCCTATTCCTGTGGCTTTTAGCTACTTCTCATTGACTCATGTCTCCACACTCATTTCTTTTAAGCCTACCTTTTAGCCTCCGGGCGAGTTCCTGGGTAAAGAGAATGTTGGCTAACTTGCTGTGACAGTAGGCCAGACCTGCATGGTAGAACTTCTCACCCTGCAGGTTATGGAAATGGATCCTTCCCAGGTGATGTGCTAAGGAAGACACATTCACTACCCTTGATGGGGCTGATTCCTTCAACTTCTCCAGCAACAGGTGGGTCAGGAGGAAGTGACCTTTGAGAAAAAGTAGAATTAACAGAGTTCAGGGCCAATGTGAGGGTGAAGGGAGTAGTGGTGAGCCGGGCTCAGCTATGGAAGGCAGAGCATTCAAGAATAAGGCTTtttgggcttcccttgtggcacagtggttgggagtccgcctgccaatgcaggggacacgggttcgagccctggtccgggaagatcccacatgccgcagagcagctgggcccgtgagccacaattactgagcctgcgcgtctggagcctgtgctccgcggcaagagaggccgcgatagtgagaggcccgcgcactgcgatgaagagtggcccccacttgccacaactggagaaagccctcgcacagaaacggagacccaacacagccataaataaataaataaataaaatttaaaagaataaggctTTTTGCCTCATTAATTCATTATCAACTACAGAATAAGTTCAGTGACGGTTTGGGGAAATAGGAACAGCCAAAGACATGAGACATCTTTCTAAGAGGTAGGTCTGGATTATGTGAATATGAATATGAAGTCATGTCTTATTCCAACTTTGAATAACATCACTGTTTAAGAGCAGGTGGCCTCTACTTGATGCTGGCCACAAGCGTCGCTACAAAGAAAGCAACACAGCCCCCAATCCAATTAGGTTGTTCAAAAATATTCTAAGGTAAATTGAATCTGAAGCACAGATTAAAAAGTGGGAGGAACCTCAAGCGAGCCTGAGCTTTCAGGCAGGACCACACTATTTATTATACACTTATAGTCTATTATGGCCCAAAGGTCCAATCACACCACAAAGAAGGCTCCATATGACCCTAAGTTTTCCAAGGGGAACTTTAGTTTCCCTCTAGCTTTGTGATGAGACACAATTTCTTACCTAAGTGGTTGACTCCTATGTGCATCTCAAAGCCGTCGGCTGTCTTGGAGTAGGGACACATCATCACTCCTGCATTGTTGATCAAAATGTGGAGATGCTTTTCCTCTGCAGGGAAGAGGGGACGGAGTGTGGATGTGGCCAGCCACAGCCGTTACATCTTTGAAATCTGCCCCACACCCATGCTTTGAAAATGAGGATGCATGGCTTCAATCTTTCCTCTATTTTCCTCTCATacttattttgtattgttttttcattttaagacttTAGTTGAATCATACATACTCTTAATACAGGGCAAAATTCCACGTGACACTACCAAATGGCCTTTCCAATCTTTCCAATTCAGGAGCTACTTACTCAGTGCTTTTGGGAAGTGTTCTGTCTATCTCTCCCAACAGAAAGACTTCCCAAGCTGAATGGGAAAttccaaaacaagagaaaaaggataCTCTCTATGCCTCCCTGCCGCTCGGATTCAGGCCCACAAAGAAACACTGGTTTCACTTCTTTGTTTCATCTGCCAACTCTctcttatgatttatttcctcatATGAATTGTAATTTCTGACTAAAAGTATATATCAGTGGAAGTTGCTTCCCTTGGGAGGCCTAGATCCCTGGGTTATGAGGGAATAAGCCTACAGAGTGCTCTTGGACTCAATTTTGATGTGATACTACGGggttttatgttaatttctcaGCTCAAGTTCCTTGCACCAGTTGGTGGTGTGAATGAATTACCCCCACCCCATAAATGATGTCAGCTTGAAGTTCTAATTTCTTGCAGATGACCGTTTATCCATCCATGTTCTAAAGAGATGATAAGCTTCTTTGTCATGTCCCTGAGCTGGTGgcctggggttttttttaagctcCCTGTACCAAGGACCACATGGCTTTTTGTGAATCCCAACCTTATGTGGAGCCTCAGATACAGACAGCAACCCAGCCTTCAACATCCTGAGGTCTCATCTCCTATCCCTGTACGGATATTTGGACTCCAGACCTTAAAGCCCATATTGAGTTCTGGTACACGTATGAGATTTCTGGCTTTAGTTCTTATGCACTGCTATGaatttttgaattcattttttgtttcttcctcttgagTATTTCCCTTTGTTACTAATGAGTTCAGCTATGAATCAGAAGTTTTTGGCTATATTCTGTCTAGCATTTCTATGtgtcagagagggagaggaatcttttctttttagctaGGTCTGCAATGTTGATTGCAAGACCCACAGCATAGTCTCCAGTTCCACACTTACCTGCTAAGAAGCCCTTAGCAAAGGCTCGAATAGATTTAGTATCAGCCAAGTCCAGTTTCCGCACCAACACCTGTTGGTTCCCTGTCATGATCTGGATCTCTCTGGCCACCAACTCCCCCTTTTGCACATCCCGGCAAGCTAAATATACACGGGCTCCTGTCAACCAACATATAAAAGAGACAAACTGTCGGCTCTGTTTTTGAGTGAGCATCAAAGACCTAATACTaatgttaaatgttattttctactgtatttttaaaaaaggaattaccCCTACTTCACACAGAGGTATCTGATGAACatatcaggaaagaaaaataaatcagtaatatTCATTGTGTCCATTATATGTAGAACATTGTACTAGTATCAGACCAGCAAATCAGCGGGGCACTTGGAATGTTCTTGAATTCCAAGACTGGGAGGAAATAATGAGAATGGTCATCATTGCAAGGGATAAAATAGCAGTAGCaagaagaagacctaaatagacatttctccaaagaagatctacagatggccaataggcatgtgaaaagatgtttagcatcgctaattattagagaaatgcaaatcaaaactacaatgagatatcatctaacaccagtcagaatggccatcattaaaagtctacaaataacaattgctagagagggtgtggagaaaaaggaacgctcctacactgttggtgggaatataagttggtgcaaccactatagaaaacagtatggaggttcctcagaaaactaaaaatagaattaccatataatccagcaatccactcctgggcatatatctggacaaaactataattcaaaaagatacatgtacccctatgttcatagcagcactattcacaatagccaagatatgaaacagcctaaatgtcccttgatagatgaatggataaagaagatgtggtacatatatacaatggaatattacccagccataaaaaagaatgaaataatgccatttgcagcaacatggatgcaactagagattattacactaagtaagtcagaaagagaaagacaaataccatatgatatcacttatacatggaatctaaaatatgacacagatgaacctatctacaaaacagaaacagactcacagacatagagaactaACTTGTGGTTCTcaaggtgggggtggtgggggatgGATGGACTGGGAGTTAGGGATtggcagatgcaagctattacatatagaatggatggacaacaaggtcctactgtgtagcacagggagctgtattcaatatcctatgataaaccacaatggaaaagaatatattaataaaagaatgtatatatatgtataactgaatcactttgctgtacagcagaaattaacattgtgaatcaactatacttcaattaaaaaaaaccaacagtggCAGGAGGGAACTAGAAGCAGATGAACTTGCCTCTTTGAGCTAGCTCTTTGGCTGTCTCCTTCCCGATGCCTGTGTTGGCTCCAGTGACCACAGCGACCTTCCCAGGAAGCTGGACGGTTGATGTACACACCCCGCTGGACAGCATTTTCCTGCAGAGGAGAGCTCATCAGTTCTTCATTCTCTTTGTCTCAGCCAGAGATTCCTGCAACACCCCCGTGTCTACAGGCCCCAAGGCTGAGGGCTGTTTTGGTTCCTACTACTGCTGTCTTTTTATAGATTAAAGGAAGgttggaggaaagaaaacaaaattttctgctcttaagatttttttgctcgggcttccctggtggcacagtggttaagaatctgcttgccaatgcaggggacacgggttcgagccctggtccaggaagatcccacatgccgcggagcaactaagcccgtgcaccacaactgctgagcctgcactctagagcctgtaagccacaactactgagcctgtgtgccacaactagtgaagtcCGCGTggctagagcccgtgttccgcaacaagagaagccaccgcaatgagaagcccacgcgccgcaactagagaaagcccgtgagcagcaatgaagacccaacgcagccaaaaataaaaataaataaataaattcatttaaaaaaaaagattttcttgttCAAATGTTTCTGCTCTTGCTTGAGGACAGAAGTGATTCTATTATAAGGGCAAACCTTAGCACTGTTCCCTGCAGTTACAAGAACTGATGAATATCTGTTTAGCCAGGCTCCTGGTGGAGCTCTTTCTTAGGCTTAGGAAATCACAAGACTCAgcctagaaaaagaaagaactggtCCACTGATGTTAATCTGTCCATAACTGGCACTTTATGGCCTTGATAAAACAGCTTACCCAACACAAAGTTAAAATTATGAAAGCTTGTCATCCTGGACAAAAcgaacagaaacacacacacacttaaaaataagacaaagagggacttccctggtggcgcagtggttaagaatccgtctgccagtgcaggggacacgggttcgagccctggtccgggaagatccctcacgccgcagagcaactaagcccgtgcgccacaactactgagcccgcatgccacaactactgaagcctgcgtgcctagagcctgtgctccacaacaagagaagccacctcagtgagaagtctgcgctcagcaacgaagagtagcccctgctcgccgcaactagagaaagcttgcacacagcaacgaagactcaacgcagccaaaaataaataaatacatttagaaaaaataaataaataagataaagaataATGTAAATAAGTACAAAGGGGAGCTGAGATTCAAGTCCTGGTTTCACTAATTTGAGTCCTTCTACCTTCATCTTGCTTCTCCAAAAGAATGAATGCACAAACAGGTATTAGTAGGCCTCAGATTGTTCTTTTCTCTGCAAATCTTGGGGGctcaatttaaaacaatttgttGACTGGGAGATGCATTTTTAAGAGCATTTCAACCTTTTTCATTGAACTTAGAATTGCAAAGTACACACTTCTAGCCACTCAAGTTCCTGCTTAGAACAAACAGGCCATGAAGGAAGCAAACTAACTCAAGGTGACCACCAACGGATATCTTCCTCCTCAGAACAAGCCTCCCTGCTCAGTTTCCCACACCCCTTCAGCTTTAGCTCCAGGAGCCACAACACATCAGGGCCTCTACccagctcttccttctccttaaccagcaggaagaaaagagacaatCAACTATGAAAGTCCAGCTCTGGTCGAGCCCCCACGACCTAGCTAGGTGGTTTGGAACATCACCCTTGGAGTGTAACCTTCCTTAGAAAAATCTTGCTGAGGTATGAGCACTATTTTCAGTTCAGGTTCAACTCTTCACTGAGATTCTATGTGGATAAGAGGATGTCGTGGCGGAAAGAGACAAAAAGCAGCGTTTCGGCCGAGTACCAACACCCATGTGTGCCAAGAGGTGGAAGGACTGCATGTgcagaggggaggaaaaataCAACTGGAGGAGGGGCtcgagggaggtggggagaaagggaggaaggggtgaCTGTGGTAAGAAACGGCAGACGATGATATAGCGCGCCTTCCAGTTCCACTCAGACAGTgaccgcctccccctccccccgcccatcCAATCCCCACCGAGGGAAGGAGTGTGTGTCTTCAGTCACTGGTCCACCGTCACTACTGGTGATTTACTCAGCACCAATCAGCAGTGTGCAACTCGCTGCTGATTCTCCGGGGCACTCAGCCAGCCATTGGCTGATGTGTCACCTGGTCAAGAGACCACGACCCTcaacctctcctccccacccccaaaccccagaGCAGGACTCggaccacctcccacccccaactcctgCTGCGAAGGCAGGTAGAAGGCAGGAGAGTGTGATGAAAccctttcatttctctcctttacTACATCTGTGcagagaaaaagcaaatctaACAGCAACAAGAGAGCAAGCAATGGAGCTCCAGATGTCACGATTCGCGTTGAGGAAACAAAGCAGGGTGCTCCGGACTGCAGCCCCTTCCCACGGCCTGGGGTCTCCTGGTATCGCCCTCCTCACCCAGGGCAGCTGGACCTCCTCCGACCAACCGAACTCCCCTACTTGGAGCCCCAACCGAACTCCCCTACTTGGAGCCCCGCGGGgagtcttcctttccttcttttgaagAACAGAGCTTCGATGGGGATGAATGTTCCCCCCGAAGACTTCTCAAGAGAAGGCAATACATTTGCACAGACCTGATCTGGGGTGCAGCGATGTacaggagaaaggggaggagaaagagcAGGAGCAGGACCCCAATCATCTCGCGGGGAGGCAGGTGCGGCTGCCGGAGGTGAGCGAGATGCCCCAGCGGTGCTCGCCGGCTGTGGCCTCTCTTCCAAGACACGCCCTAGTAAAGTGCGACAGCCCGGGGAGTAAAGccgtctgggaaatgtagtccaaaGCTTGGCATGTGAGCACGCTGTTCGCAGACGCTGAGAGAAGCTGAATTTTGCACCAGATACGCAACGGGTCCCCAACCAGCTAGGATCTAGGGCCTTTGGGATCATCGAACCAGCTCTCCCATGGCCCTTCTGGCCACCATGAAATCTCCCCAGTCCTCTCTGTGCCGGTGCCTAAGTCCAGACCCTGGTTCAGTTTTCCCCAATTATGGGTAGGCGGTTACCGCATGTTTCTCCTGGAGGTCAAATATTGGCGTCTGGGAAATGTTCTAAGGCTGATTGCACAAAAGAGGAGCCGTTGGATTCTGAcagttggggggggaggggggaatcttTCCTCCTTAGGGATTCCTTCACGCAAAGAAGCAGAAGCAATCGGTCCCTGAAGACACTACCAGGAGAATCATTTTATTGTGTCTTTGTGgaattataatgaaatataaagtataatatcATAATTTTCCTGGTGTTTGAGTGTTAATTGATGATAGAATATAGTTTTCTTGATGACTTGGGTTAGTTATATTAACTCCCAGGGTAGCAATGGATTTCTCAGATTAGCACAGTTGGTTTTGCCTACTCATGAAAGTATTTAATCCTGTCTTGAATTAAAGCCATGGAAACTCTCTGGGAACAAGCAGCTTCCCTGGTCAGTCACTCCTTTCAGTCTGCCCTCTAAGGACTATGTCTCGTTTCCTTGGGGGTGAAGGTGGGGAATGTTTTAAGTCATTATCTGTCTGTGGTCCCTGACTGCACACAGTAATGTATTCTGGTTCTTCTGGATAATTCATTTCCATTTGATTGAAAGACACATACTCCAAGCTCAATTTGAACCAATATATTTTATAGCAATTGGAGAGGAGAGGGTTTCCTTCACACAATACAAATTTCTACTGATTTAACATTATGTTAAATAAGTCATCAGATTTTGTCACATGCTCATTATTGGGTTACCTAATATTTGAATAGAGTTTTACACCTGTATTAAAAGCCTTTCCCATGTTTTGttccttattcattcactcatttacttgACAAATGTTTATGGTATTCCTACAatgtactaggcactgtgctgaggTCCAGCAAGGAGCCAGGGAGAAATTACCTCTGCAACAAGtgatcggggcttccctggtggtgcagtggttaagaatctgcctgccaatgcaggggacacgcgtttgagccctggtccgggaagatcccacatgctgcgg is a window encoding:
- the RDH11 gene encoding retinol dehydrogenase 11 isoform X3, with protein sequence MIGVLLLLFLLPFLLYIAAPQIRKMLSSGVCTSTVQLPGKVAVVTGANTGIGKETAKELAQRGARVYLACRDVQKGELVAREIQIMTGNQQVLVRKLDLADTKSIRAFAKGFLAEEKHLHILINNAGVMMCPYSKTADGFEMHIGVNHLGHFLLTHLLLEKLKESAPSRVVNVSSLAHHLGRIHFHNLQGSGVTTYSVHPGTVNSELVRHSYLMRWIWWLFSFFIKTSQQGAQTSLYCALTEGLEVLNGNHFSDCHVAWVSAQARNETVARRLWDVSCDLLGIPVD
- the RDH11 gene encoding retinol dehydrogenase 11 isoform X2 is translated as MIGVLLLLFLLPFLLYIAAPQIRKMLSSGVCTSTVQLPGKVAVVTGANTGIGKETAKELAQRGARVYLACRDVQKGELVAREIQIMTGNQQVLVRKLDLADTKSIRAFAKGFLAEEKHLHILINNAGVMMCPYSKTADGFEMHIGVNHLGHFLLTHLLLEKLKESAPSRVVNVSSLAHHLGRIHFHNLQGEKFYHAGLAYCHSKLANILFTQELARRLKGSGVTTYSVHPGTVNSELVRHSYLMRWIWWLFSFFIKTSQQGAQTSLYCALTEGLEVLNGNHFSWEYSK
- the RDH11 gene encoding retinol dehydrogenase 11 isoform X1; its protein translation is MIGVLLLLFLLPFLLYIAAPQIRKMLSSGVCTSTVQLPGKVAVVTGANTGIGKETAKELAQRGARVYLACRDVQKGELVAREIQIMTGNQQVLVRKLDLADTKSIRAFAKGFLAEEKHLHILINNAGVMMCPYSKTADGFEMHIGVNHLGHFLLTHLLLEKLKESAPSRVVNVSSLAHHLGRIHFHNLQGEKFYHAGLAYCHSKLANILFTQELARRLKGSGVTTYSVHPGTVNSELVRHSYLMRWIWWLFSFFIKTSQQGAQTSLYCALTEGLEVLNGNHFSDCHVAWVSAQARNETVARRLWDVSCDLLGIPVD